Proteins encoded within one genomic window of Granulicella pectinivorans:
- a CDS encoding efflux RND transporter periplasmic adaptor subunit, which translates to MTQMTVPEVKKTTGPRVAVRLAAVGALVAALVAVGAVPRLARNREALAAVRESPVTHPVVTTLHAKLGEPTSELMLPGNIEPLYTAAIYARTEGYLERRTVDIGSKVRAGQVLAVIASPEVDQQLLQARATLAQSEASLEQARASREQAKANAELARLTKERDLPLGQQHAISQQIVDEAVQAHNARMADVSAAEANITAAQANVTANRANVSRLEQMRGFERIVAPFDGVITARNVEKGDLVATGSASVGKPLFNIAQSGTLRIQVDVPQSQAVNIQDGQKAVIDVKERLGHLYAGTVVRSAASLDSAARTMRTEVQVDNRDGSLLPGMYAQVKFTLAEPRNSLIVPTSSLVIDHSGMHVVTVGEDKIVHFVPVTIGRDMGTQVEILRGIQVNDTLVASPSDLLHDGQSVEIR; encoded by the coding sequence ATGACGCAGATGACTGTTCCAGAAGTGAAGAAAACGACAGGGCCACGCGTGGCGGTCAGGCTGGCGGCGGTAGGAGCGCTCGTTGCGGCTCTCGTGGCTGTTGGTGCCGTACCGCGGTTGGCGCGAAACCGTGAGGCGCTGGCTGCGGTGCGGGAGTCTCCTGTGACGCATCCAGTGGTGACGACCCTGCATGCAAAGCTGGGTGAGCCGACCTCGGAGTTGATGTTGCCGGGCAATATCGAGCCGTTGTATACGGCTGCGATCTATGCGCGGACCGAGGGGTATCTGGAGCGGCGGACCGTGGACATTGGTTCGAAGGTACGTGCGGGGCAGGTGCTTGCGGTGATTGCTTCCCCCGAGGTCGATCAGCAGTTGTTACAGGCACGGGCTACGCTGGCGCAGTCGGAGGCGTCGCTGGAACAGGCGAGGGCTTCGCGGGAGCAGGCCAAGGCCAATGCGGAGCTGGCGCGTTTGACGAAGGAGCGAGATCTGCCGCTTGGACAGCAGCATGCCATCTCGCAGCAGATTGTGGATGAGGCGGTGCAGGCGCACAACGCGCGGATGGCGGATGTTTCAGCCGCTGAGGCCAACATTACGGCGGCGCAGGCGAACGTCACGGCGAATCGTGCGAACGTGTCTCGACTGGAACAGATGCGTGGTTTCGAGCGGATTGTTGCACCGTTCGATGGCGTGATTACGGCGCGCAATGTGGAGAAGGGCGACCTGGTTGCAACCGGGAGTGCGTCGGTGGGCAAGCCCTTGTTCAACATTGCGCAAAGCGGAACGCTGCGGATCCAGGTGGATGTGCCTCAGTCGCAGGCGGTGAATATCCAGGATGGGCAGAAGGCTGTGATCGATGTGAAGGAGAGACTTGGGCACTTGTACGCGGGAACCGTGGTGCGAAGCGCGGCCTCCCTGGACAGCGCGGCGCGCACGATGCGGACCGAGGTGCAGGTGGACAACCGCGATGGATCGTTGTTGCCTGGGATGTACGCGCAGGTGAAGTTCACGCTGGCGGAACCGAGGAACTCGTTGATTGTGCCTACGAGCTCGCTGGTGATCGATCACAGTGGGATGCATGTGGTGACGGTGGGTGAGGACAAGATTGTCCACTTTGTGCCGGTGACGATTGGTCGCGATATGGGTACCCAGGTGGAGATTCTCCGCGGCATCCAGGTCAACGACACGCTGGTGGCGAGTCCGAGCGACCTGCTGCATGACGGACAGAGTGTCGAAATTCGTTGA
- a CDS encoding efflux transporter outer membrane subunit — protein sequence MVERHAVRFVDGLLLALLALLMMGCTVGPNYRRPAVNVPVSYRQAPDVAAASDASAAIADEPWSSVFQDAVLQGLVKEALANNLDLRIAAQRVLEAQAQVGVTRSQQMPSVSAGGSYNALQIPSNLAGTKNDGSPANSFYRGGGLSASAAWNLDFWGLYRRQTEAARAELVASEWGQRATRIGLIQSVAEAYFELRRLDAQMTVTQNTVKAREDSLKLTQALEEHGAGSLADVRQAEELLHAAQANVPDLRRQITIEENAISVLLGHPPSDVARGLAVEAQPHPLEIAVGIPSQLLERRPDVQQAEAKLVAANARIGAARALYFPQIALTSMGGAASNQLHAIATSGNAYWQAAGSLSEPIFDGGRIRSNYRLSKAQEQEVLLAYQKTILNALRDVSDSLVTYKETRLQREEEAEQVKSAADAVRLARLRYSGGNTSYLEVLTTDTDLYAAQLLLAQAQESEAASLVQVYAALGGGWK from the coding sequence ATGGTTGAGAGACATGCGGTACGGTTTGTCGACGGGTTGTTGCTGGCCCTGCTTGCTCTGCTGATGATGGGTTGCACGGTTGGACCGAACTACAGGAGACCGGCTGTGAATGTACCGGTGAGCTATCGGCAGGCTCCGGACGTTGCGGCTGCATCGGATGCTTCCGCTGCGATTGCGGATGAGCCGTGGAGTTCGGTCTTTCAGGATGCTGTGCTGCAAGGGCTGGTGAAAGAAGCTCTGGCGAATAACCTGGACCTGCGGATCGCGGCGCAGCGCGTGCTTGAGGCGCAGGCCCAGGTGGGTGTGACGCGTTCGCAACAGATGCCTTCCGTAAGCGCGGGCGGAAGTTATAACGCGTTGCAGATTCCTTCGAACCTTGCGGGAACGAAGAACGATGGGAGCCCGGCGAACTCGTTCTATCGGGGTGGTGGACTCAGTGCTTCGGCGGCGTGGAACCTCGACTTCTGGGGGCTCTATCGACGGCAGACGGAGGCGGCCCGGGCGGAGCTTGTGGCGAGCGAGTGGGGGCAACGGGCCACGCGCATTGGGTTGATTCAGTCGGTGGCGGAGGCTTACTTCGAGCTGCGCCGGCTGGATGCGCAGATGACCGTGACCCAGAATACCGTCAAGGCGCGGGAGGACTCTTTGAAGTTGACGCAGGCTCTTGAAGAGCATGGCGCTGGATCGCTGGCGGATGTGCGGCAGGCGGAGGAGTTGCTGCATGCTGCCCAGGCAAATGTGCCGGATCTGCGCAGGCAGATCACGATCGAGGAGAATGCAATCAGCGTGTTGCTGGGGCATCCGCCGAGCGACGTTGCGCGTGGGCTGGCGGTCGAGGCGCAGCCACACCCGCTGGAGATAGCGGTGGGCATTCCTTCGCAGTTGCTGGAGCGGCGTCCGGACGTGCAACAGGCGGAGGCGAAGCTGGTGGCGGCGAATGCGCGGATTGGCGCGGCTCGTGCGTTGTATTTTCCGCAGATTGCTTTGACAAGCATGGGAGGCGCGGCGAGCAACCAGTTGCATGCGATTGCAACGAGCGGGAACGCGTATTGGCAGGCTGCTGGGTCCTTGTCGGAGCCGATCTTCGATGGAGGGCGGATACGGAGCAACTACCGGCTGTCGAAGGCGCAGGAGCAGGAGGTGCTGCTGGCGTATCAAAAGACGATTCTGAATGCTCTGCGGGATGTTTCGGATTCGCTGGTGACATACAAGGAGACGCGGCTGCAGCGGGAGGAAGAGGCGGAGCAGGTGAAGTCGGCGGCGGATGCGGTGAGGCTGGCGCGGCTGCGGTACTCGGGTGGAAATACGAGTTACCTGGAGGTGCTGACGACCGATACGGATCTCTACGCGGCACAGCTGTTGCTGGCGCAGGCACAGGAGTCGGAGGCGGCTTCGCTGGTGCAGGTGTACGCGGCTTTGGGTGGCGGGTGGAAGTGA
- a CDS encoding ABC transporter permease: protein MSVLKKFQILLRRKQFQSELEEEMAFHRNAAAQELQEEGVSPTAARRTANIRFGNTTRHIEASNQVVGFSIETVLQDLRFAIRQLRRNPGFAATAVLTLALGVAAAVTIFAFVDAALIKPLPYTQPSRLAQLFESNQTGPRFHLSYLDYLDWKHLNKVFSSIDIYSPEDFLLDAPGGVQHSQGAHVSDGFFRTLGVNPILGRDFHAGEDLPKAPRTALLSYSAWQNRFAAKPDVLGRTISLNGTLYTIIGVLPRDFHFAPARAAEFWVPIDTGGNCAKQRGCHDFYGVGRLNAGVTLPTALADMKSIALQLERVYPDTNRNRGANVLALSDVILGDIRPILIVLLAGAALLLLIACVNVASLLLVRSEGRRQEMALRGALGASRHRLIRQFITEGVLLVCAASSIGIALAFVVMHLLLKLIPVDRLMSMPYLAHIGLNLHVAVFASAIVVLAAAIFSLTPLVRLPLSGSQGLRDDSRGSGSTLWRRFGANLVILELSIATILLVGAGLLVQSSIRLLHVDTGLQPENLSMLRVAGPKARYGKDDQAIALERQVIDRLSHLPGVQSVTVSNDLPIGDGDGLSSVTIYGLPDDKEHEVNTREVGSNYFSTLGARLIKGRFFTDAEDSTRPRVAVVNQLLASRLFPGKEAIGQRILWNNNEKPFEIVGIVDDIKEGPLDVATRPVMYTSYLQIPDNNFYAIARTAQDPHDLLPALSQAIHQIDPGLGAFDEATMTDHIHDSPSAYLHRVSAWLVGGFAAVALLLGVVGLYGVVAFSVSRRTREIGMRMALGAPRASVYRLILTEAGHLAAGGIVLGLLGSLAAATLLQSLLFGIHSWDPATLLTVAALLGSATLLASYIPARRAASVNPVEALRAE from the coding sequence ATGAGCGTCCTGAAGAAGTTTCAGATCCTGCTTCGCCGCAAGCAGTTCCAGAGTGAGCTCGAAGAAGAGATGGCCTTCCATCGCAACGCCGCCGCCCAGGAACTCCAGGAAGAAGGCGTAAGCCCCACCGCCGCCCGGCGCACCGCCAATATCCGGTTCGGCAACACCACCCGCCACATCGAAGCGAGCAATCAGGTGGTTGGCTTCAGCATCGAAACCGTCCTGCAGGACCTTCGCTTCGCCATCCGCCAGCTTCGCCGCAATCCTGGCTTCGCGGCTACCGCCGTCCTCACCCTCGCCCTCGGGGTCGCCGCAGCCGTCACCATCTTCGCTTTCGTCGATGCAGCCCTCATCAAGCCGCTGCCCTATACCCAGCCAAGCCGCCTCGCGCAGCTCTTTGAAAGCAACCAGACCGGCCCCCGCTTCCATCTCTCCTACCTCGATTACCTCGACTGGAAGCATCTCAACAAGGTCTTCTCCTCCATCGATATCTACAGCCCCGAAGATTTCCTCCTCGATGCTCCCGGTGGCGTCCAGCACTCCCAGGGCGCGCACGTCAGCGACGGCTTCTTCCGCACTCTCGGCGTCAATCCCATTCTGGGCCGCGACTTTCATGCCGGCGAAGATCTCCCCAAAGCCCCCCGCACAGCCCTGCTCAGCTACTCGGCTTGGCAGAACCGCTTCGCAGCAAAGCCCGACGTGCTCGGCCGCACCATCAGCCTCAACGGCACGCTCTACACCATCATCGGCGTCCTCCCCCGCGACTTCCACTTCGCCCCGGCGCGCGCCGCGGAGTTCTGGGTGCCCATCGACACCGGCGGCAACTGCGCCAAGCAGAGAGGCTGCCACGACTTCTACGGTGTCGGCCGCCTGAACGCCGGCGTCACCCTCCCCACCGCCCTCGCCGACATGAAGTCCATCGCTCTTCAGCTCGAGAGGGTATACCCCGACACCAACCGCAACCGCGGAGCCAACGTCCTCGCGCTCTCCGACGTCATCCTCGGCGACATCCGGCCCATCCTCATCGTCCTCCTCGCCGGCGCTGCCCTCCTTCTGCTGATCGCCTGCGTCAACGTCGCGAGCCTCCTCCTCGTCCGCTCCGAAGGCCGCCGTCAGGAGATGGCCCTCCGCGGAGCCCTCGGAGCCTCACGCCACCGCCTCATCCGTCAATTCATCACCGAAGGCGTCCTTCTCGTCTGCGCCGCAAGCTCCATCGGCATCGCCCTGGCCTTCGTCGTCATGCACCTTCTCCTCAAGCTCATCCCGGTCGACCGCCTCATGTCGATGCCCTACCTCGCGCACATCGGCCTCAATCTCCACGTCGCCGTCTTCGCCTCAGCCATCGTCGTCCTTGCTGCCGCCATCTTCTCCCTCACTCCACTCGTTCGCCTTCCGCTTTCCGGCTCCCAGGGCTTGCGCGACGATAGCCGCGGCTCTGGCAGCACGCTCTGGCGGCGCTTCGGGGCCAACCTCGTCATCCTCGAACTCTCCATCGCCACCATCCTCCTCGTGGGAGCCGGTCTCCTCGTGCAGAGCTCCATCCGCCTCCTTCACGTCGACACCGGCCTCCAACCCGAGAACCTCTCCATGCTCCGTGTCGCCGGCCCCAAAGCCCGCTACGGCAAGGACGATCAGGCCATCGCCCTTGAGCGTCAGGTCATCGATCGCCTCTCCCACCTGCCCGGCGTCCAGTCCGTCACCGTCTCCAACGACCTCCCCATCGGCGATGGTGACGGACTCAGCTCCGTGACCATCTACGGCCTTCCCGACGACAAGGAACACGAGGTCAACACCCGCGAGGTCGGCTCCAACTACTTCTCCACCCTCGGAGCCCGCCTCATCAAGGGACGTTTCTTCACCGACGCCGAAGACTCCACCCGCCCCCGCGTCGCCGTCGTCAACCAGCTCCTCGCCTCCCGCCTCTTCCCCGGCAAGGAAGCGATCGGCCAGCGCATCCTCTGGAACAACAACGAAAAGCCCTTCGAGATCGTCGGCATCGTCGATGACATCAAGGAAGGCCCCCTCGACGTCGCCACGCGCCCCGTCATGTACACCTCTTACCTGCAGATTCCCGACAACAACTTCTACGCCATAGCCCGTACCGCACAGGACCCTCACGATCTTCTCCCCGCCCTCAGCCAGGCCATCCACCAGATCGACCCCGGCCTCGGTGCCTTCGACGAGGCGACCATGACCGACCACATCCACGACTCACCCTCTGCCTATCTCCACCGCGTCTCCGCATGGCTCGTTGGCGGCTTCGCGGCCGTGGCTCTTCTCCTCGGAGTCGTCGGTCTCTACGGAGTCGTCGCCTTCTCCGTCAGCCGCCGCACACGCGAGATCGGCATGCGCATGGCCCTCGGGGCACCCCGCGCCTCCGTGTACCGCCTCATCCTCACCGAAGCCGGACATCTCGCCGCAGGCGGAATCGTCCTCGGCCTTCTCGGGTCCCTGGCCGCAGCCACACTGTTACAGAGTCTTCTCTTCGGCATCCACTCCTGGGACCCCGCCACGCTCCTCACCGTAGCCGCGCTGCTGGGCTCCGCCACCCTGCTCGCCAGCTACATCCCCGCCCGGCGAGCCGCCTCCGTCAACCCCGTGGAAGCCCTCCGCGCCGAATAG
- a CDS encoding PadR family transcriptional regulator: MPKKSDLMPGTLDMLILKTLSRGPQHGYGLALSIKRLSDEVLTVEEGSLYPALQRALLQGWVKAEWKMTETNRRARFYTITAVGRKQLSKEISQFEQMIAAIGRILQDPTEAQ; this comes from the coding sequence ATGCCGAAGAAATCCGACCTCATGCCGGGCACCCTGGACATGCTCATCCTCAAGACCCTCTCCCGCGGCCCCCAGCACGGCTACGGCCTGGCGCTCTCCATCAAGCGCCTCTCCGACGAGGTCCTCACCGTCGAAGAAGGCTCGCTTTACCCAGCCTTGCAGCGCGCTCTCCTGCAAGGCTGGGTCAAGGCCGAATGGAAGATGACCGAAACCAATCGCCGCGCGCGCTTCTACACCATCACCGCCGTCGGACGAAAGCAGCTCAGCAAAGAGATCTCGCAGTTCGAACAGATGATCGCAGCCATCGGCCGCATCCTGCAGGACCCCACGGAGGCACAATGA
- a CDS encoding ABC transporter permease yields the protein MVFFDQIRQVLRRLGRAPLFTTITLLTLAIGVGANTVIFSVVEGVLLKPLPYPHAEQLIGVWHTAPGIGLKELNMSPSIYMIDREQNTTLVDIGVYDNDSMDVTGDGQPEHVRGLDVTQGTLPLLGVTPAAGRLFTQKDDSPGSPDTILISYGYWQKKFGGAPSAVGRSLMVDGKLREVIGILPQGFQFLDQPNVSIVEPFQWDRNKIKLGNFSQKAIARLKPGVTMEQASADMARLLPVVLRTFPAPEGFSASLFEKARISPNLRPLKQDVIGDVGKVLWVLMGSIALVLLVACANVANLLLVRVEGRRQELSVRSALGAGRGRIVGDLLFESMVLGATGSLIGLLLAFGALKALVAIAPTGLPRIHEIGIDLPVLLFTFGLALLTSLLIGLIPVMKYTGRNVNGGLREGGRALSQSRERHRARKALVVVQVALALVLLICSGLMIRTFRALMQVSPGFDAPNSLQAFRFYIPETQVPDSQRERLVRMERDITEKIASIPGVTSVAAVSAVPMDGRDSNDVLYAEDHVMKEGEMPAIRRFKFITPGVFGTMGTRLMAGRDLTWTDLEQSRPVAIISENFARQYWRDAQGALGKRIRVASTDDWREIVGVAEDVHDDGVDKPAPTTVYWPQVGNNFEGSKQMIHRGIAFVVRSPRAGSQMFMKEIQDKVWSVNPEVPLAEQTTVGELFTKSMARTSFTLVMLCVAGSMALLLGIVGIYGVVSYSVSQRTREIGIRMALGAQRRELTAMFVNQGLMLTGIGIVCGLVAAFVTMRLMSSLLFHVSPVDPVTYISITACVVVTAYLACYLPSRRAATVDPVDALRAE from the coding sequence ATGGTGTTTTTCGATCAGATCCGGCAGGTTCTGCGCAGGCTTGGCCGTGCGCCGCTGTTTACGACGATCACGTTGCTGACGCTGGCGATCGGCGTGGGTGCGAATACGGTGATCTTCAGCGTGGTGGAGGGCGTGCTGCTGAAGCCGCTGCCGTATCCGCATGCGGAGCAGTTGATCGGGGTGTGGCATACGGCGCCGGGGATCGGTCTGAAGGAGCTGAACATGTCGCCGTCGATCTACATGATCGACCGCGAGCAGAACACGACGCTTGTGGACATTGGCGTGTACGACAACGATTCGATGGACGTGACAGGCGATGGGCAGCCTGAGCATGTGAGAGGGCTGGATGTGACGCAGGGCACGCTGCCCCTGTTGGGCGTGACGCCGGCGGCTGGGCGGCTGTTTACGCAGAAGGACGATTCTCCGGGGTCGCCGGATACGATTCTGATCTCCTATGGGTACTGGCAGAAGAAGTTTGGAGGTGCGCCGTCTGCGGTGGGACGGTCGCTGATGGTGGATGGGAAGCTGCGCGAGGTGATCGGGATTCTGCCGCAAGGATTTCAATTTCTAGACCAGCCGAATGTATCGATCGTCGAGCCGTTTCAATGGGACCGGAACAAGATCAAGCTGGGGAACTTCAGCCAGAAGGCGATCGCCCGGCTGAAGCCAGGCGTGACGATGGAGCAGGCGAGCGCGGATATGGCGCGTCTTCTGCCGGTGGTACTCCGGACGTTCCCGGCGCCGGAAGGGTTCAGCGCGAGCCTCTTTGAGAAGGCGCGGATCTCGCCGAATCTGCGGCCTTTGAAGCAGGATGTGATTGGGGATGTCGGTAAGGTGTTGTGGGTGCTGATGGGGTCGATTGCCCTGGTGCTCCTCGTGGCCTGCGCGAATGTGGCGAACCTGCTGCTGGTGCGAGTGGAGGGCAGGCGGCAGGAGTTGTCGGTTCGTTCGGCGCTCGGTGCGGGGCGTGGACGGATTGTGGGCGACCTGCTGTTTGAGAGTATGGTGCTGGGCGCCACGGGAAGCCTGATCGGGCTGCTGCTGGCGTTTGGGGCGCTGAAGGCGCTGGTGGCGATTGCGCCCACCGGCCTGCCTCGGATTCATGAGATAGGGATCGATCTGCCGGTTCTGCTGTTTACCTTTGGACTGGCTTTGTTGACGAGTCTTCTGATCGGGCTGATCCCGGTGATGAAGTACACGGGGCGCAACGTGAACGGGGGCCTGCGCGAAGGCGGGCGGGCGCTGAGCCAGAGCAGGGAGAGGCATCGCGCGCGGAAGGCGCTGGTGGTGGTGCAGGTGGCGCTGGCGCTGGTATTGCTGATCTGCTCGGGGTTGATGATTCGCACGTTTCGGGCTTTGATGCAGGTGTCGCCCGGGTTCGATGCGCCGAACTCGTTGCAGGCGTTCCGCTTCTACATTCCGGAGACGCAGGTGCCGGATAGCCAGCGTGAGCGGCTGGTACGCATGGAGCGCGACATCACGGAGAAGATCGCGTCGATTCCCGGGGTGACGTCGGTAGCGGCGGTCAGCGCTGTTCCGATGGACGGCAGAGACAGCAACGACGTCCTGTATGCGGAGGACCATGTGATGAAAGAGGGGGAGATGCCCGCGATCAGGCGGTTCAAGTTCATTACCCCTGGGGTATTTGGCACGATGGGCACGCGTCTGATGGCGGGCAGGGATCTGACGTGGACGGACCTGGAGCAGAGCCGGCCGGTGGCGATCATCTCCGAGAACTTCGCGCGTCAGTACTGGCGGGATGCACAGGGAGCGCTGGGAAAGCGGATCCGGGTGGCGAGTACGGATGACTGGCGCGAGATCGTTGGGGTCGCCGAGGATGTGCATGACGATGGCGTCGACAAGCCAGCGCCGACTACGGTTTATTGGCCGCAGGTGGGGAACAACTTCGAGGGATCGAAGCAGATGATTCATCGCGGGATCGCGTTTGTGGTGCGCAGCCCGCGGGCTGGGTCGCAGATGTTCATGAAGGAGATTCAGGACAAGGTGTGGTCGGTGAATCCCGAGGTTCCGCTGGCAGAGCAGACGACGGTGGGCGAGTTGTTTACGAAGTCGATGGCACGGACGTCGTTCACGCTGGTGATGCTGTGTGTGGCGGGGAGTATGGCGCTGCTGTTGGGGATTGTCGGAATCTATGGCGTGGTGTCGTATTCGGTCTCGCAGAGAACGCGCGAGATTGGGATACGGATGGCGCTCGGGGCGCAGCGGCGAGAGCTGACGGCGATGTTCGTGAACCAGGGGTTGATGCTGACCGGGATCGGGATTGTGTGTGGGTTGGTGGCGGCGTTTGTGACGATGCGGTTGATGTCTTCGCTGCTGTTCCATGTGAGTCCGGTCGATCCTGTGACGTATATCAGCATCACGGCGTGCGTGGTGGTGACGGCGTATCTGGCTTGCTACCTGCCTTCGCGGCGAGCGGCCACGGTGGACCCGGTGGATGCCTTACGGGCCGAGTAG
- a CDS encoding LacI family DNA-binding transcriptional regulator, with protein MPTPKKQALPIKSRRTSRIKIQDVARLAQVSLSTVSGVLNEKENVRPETRQRVLDVIEQLGYTPNLFASNLARRSTKLIGIIVSDLLNPFFAEIAKALDTQARDKGYETFLTSTSFHPEQQCTAVRQMLSLRVAGVAMMTSENDPEAFALLKTSGTPTVYLDNNHVAPRIGTVRVDKRHGMFVAVQHLLELGHRKILLIKNSQQGTFDPPMLSHLERQIGFEEALHQYDPKEMDVHIVDEPGEPAAAGLRAVERALKQYQFTAVVAINDLVALGAFRGLQAAGLAIPQDVSVVGFDNTYLCEFLHPPLTTVATPRIDLASSVLAMLFSHIAGESFSRETLLPASIVVRQSTGRPRS; from the coding sequence TTGCCCACGCCAAAGAAGCAGGCTTTACCGATAAAGTCGAGGCGGACAAGCCGTATCAAGATCCAGGACGTAGCCCGTCTCGCGCAGGTCTCGCTCAGCACCGTCTCGGGTGTCCTCAACGAGAAAGAGAACGTGCGCCCCGAGACCCGGCAGCGCGTCCTCGACGTCATCGAGCAGCTCGGCTACACCCCCAATCTCTTCGCCAGCAACCTCGCCCGTCGCAGCACCAAGCTCATCGGCATCATCGTCTCCGACCTCCTCAACCCTTTTTTCGCCGAGATCGCCAAAGCCCTCGACACCCAGGCCCGCGACAAGGGCTACGAGACCTTCCTCACCTCCACCAGCTTTCATCCTGAGCAGCAATGTACAGCCGTTCGCCAGATGCTCTCCCTCCGCGTCGCCGGCGTTGCCATGATGACCTCCGAGAACGATCCCGAGGCCTTCGCCCTGCTCAAGACCAGCGGCACACCCACCGTCTATCTCGACAACAACCACGTAGCCCCCCGCATCGGCACCGTCCGCGTGGACAAGCGTCACGGCATGTTCGTCGCCGTGCAGCACCTCCTCGAACTCGGCCACCGCAAGATCCTCCTCATCAAGAACTCGCAGCAGGGCACCTTCGATCCCCCCATGCTCTCGCACCTCGAACGCCAGATCGGCTTCGAAGAAGCGCTCCATCAATACGATCCCAAAGAGATGGACGTCCACATCGTGGACGAGCCCGGCGAACCTGCCGCTGCAGGCCTGCGCGCCGTCGAGCGCGCCCTCAAGCAGTACCAGTTCACCGCCGTCGTCGCCATCAACGATCTCGTAGCCCTCGGAGCCTTCCGCGGCCTGCAGGCCGCCGGCCTCGCCATCCCCCAGGATGTCTCCGTCGTCGGCTTCGACAACACCTACCTCTGCGAGTTCCTCCACCCGCCGCTCACCACCGTTGCCACACCGCGTATCGACCTGGCCAGCAGCGTCCTCGCGATGCTCTTCTCCCACATCGCCGGCGAGTCCTTCTCACGCGAAACGCTCCTGCCTGCCAGCATCGTCGTCCGCCAATCCACCGGCCGCCCCCGCAGCTAG